The sequence below is a genomic window from Cedecea neteri.
AGACAACATTATGACGGGCGATCGGGATGTTGACAAGCCCCGTCGAGACTGTCCGGTGAATGTTTGAGCTTTTTATTGCTTGTTCTGGCTGGCTTTTCAATCTGGCTGCTGATAAAACCGTTTCCTCTCCGACAGTCAGAGGCATTTTTATGATAACCATTATTGGCGCTGGCGTGGCAGGGCCGCTGCTGGCTTACATGTTGCACCGCCAGGGTATTGCGGTCTGCATCCTTGAGGCCGATGCTTCTCTGGATTCACGCCATCAGGGTGGCATGCTCAATCTGAACGAAGGCACGGGTAAACCTGCACTTCGAGCGGCGGGATTGTATGAAGCCGCAATGGCTCTGGTGCTGGAGGGGGCGGATGCAACGCTGATGCGTGATAAAAACGGCCATATCTTGTATCAGGATGAAGGTGATGGCTCCCGCCCGGAAGTTGACCGTGGCGCGTTGCGCAAGCTAGTGGTAGAGGCCTTGCCTGAGGGGATCATCAGTTGGAACAGCCGGGTCACGTCCATTGAACCAAAAGGAACAGGCTTTCATCTTAAGCTGGATGACGGCAGCACGCATATTTGCGATGCCCTGGTGGGAGCTGACGGTGCGTGGTCGAAGGTCAGGCCTTTGTTAACGGCTCAGAAACCGCTTTATTCCGGGATAACTTTTGTTGAGCTGCGCTACCCGAACGTAAGCCAGCAATATCCTGCTGTGAAAGCGCTGGTGGACAAGGGCTCGTTGTTTGCTCTGAGTGAAGGCCGGGGCATCATGGCTCACTGTGAACCTGGAGACGAGATTTCAGCCTATGCCGCCATTCCCGTACCGGAAGCGCAATCGCGCAGAACCTTTACTCGTGATGAACTGGCTGAACACTACCGTGACTGGGGCGAATGCTACCGCGAGATGTTAGTCAACAGTGAGGGGCCGCTGGTTGCCAGGCCGATCTATGTGTTACCTACCGGGGAGTTCTGGGAGGCAGAGGGAAATGTGACCCTGATTGGTGATGCCGCGCATGTTATGTCGCCTTTTGCCGGGGAGGGCGTGAATCTGGCGATGGCGGATGCCGTCGATCTCGCCCATGCCATCATTTCCCAGCCTTCCAGCCTGGAGGATGCTTTTAAGGTCTATCAGGAGGCAATGGCTGCACGAACCGTTCGTTTTCAGCAGGAGTCTGCCGCGAATTTTGCCATGGGGTTTGCGGCTGATGCGCCGCGGGAACTGATGGCGTTATTCACGGGGTTAGGATCGCAGGATTAGGGCCTGTAATCCCCAAATCATTTCATCGGGATGTTGTTAATGGTCCATATGCTTCACCAGGCTGTCGATAAACAGCCTCACTTTGGCTGCCAGATTTTTCCGATTAGGGTACACCACGTTCACGCTCAGTGGCGTGCCGCCTAATTCAGGCAGTACAGGCACCAGTGTGCCCTCTGCGACATGCCGGGCAACGAGAAAAGCTGGCAGAAAAGCAATGCCTAAGCCTGCCACAGCGGCGGCGCAAATAGCCTCTCCGCTGTCGAAGCGGATCCTGCTGTGCCCTTCAATCACCACGCTCTCATTGCTGGCCGTGAACAGCGTCCAGTTTGTCGTTTGAGGGCTCAGGCCGTAAATCAGCCGCTGGTGCAGGTGAAGATCTTCCGGCGAACCCGGCATACCTGAACTGGCCAGGTAGTCCGGGGAAGCAAACAGATGAGGGCGAATGTGCTGCACGGTTCGAGCAATAAGCTGCGAATCTTTCGGTAAATCACCCAGCCGGAGGCTGAGATCGACCCCCTCCGCGACGAGGTCCACCACGCGGTCGGTGAAATTGACTTCAATATCCAGTCTCGGGTAGGCCGCCATGATGTCCTTCAGAAAAGGTAGCAGCACGACTTTGCCCCACGTTTCCGGGACGCTGAGCCGAAGCACTCCGCTGGGGCTGGAAAAATTCTGCCGGACACTGGCTTCCGCTTCTTCAATATCCTGCAAAATCTGCGCACAGCGTTCATAAAAACCGTAGCCATCGCGGGTCAGAGCGACGCTTCTCGTTGTGCGATTAAATAGTCGTGTTTCCAACTGCGCTTCAAGGCGTGCAATCGCTTTACCTGCGGCTGAGCGGGTTAACCCCAGCGCCTTTCCTCCGGCGACAAAGCTCCCGCTTTCCGCGATAGCCACGAAAACTCGCAGGCTGCCGAGATCGAGGTCTGAATGGTTTTTAGTGCCTGGGTGGAGCGGCATTGGCGAACCTCTTTCGTCAA
It includes:
- a CDS encoding FAD-dependent oxidoreductase, which produces MITIIGAGVAGPLLAYMLHRQGIAVCILEADASLDSRHQGGMLNLNEGTGKPALRAAGLYEAAMALVLEGADATLMRDKNGHILYQDEGDGSRPEVDRGALRKLVVEALPEGIISWNSRVTSIEPKGTGFHLKLDDGSTHICDALVGADGAWSKVRPLLTAQKPLYSGITFVELRYPNVSQQYPAVKALVDKGSLFALSEGRGIMAHCEPGDEISAYAAIPVPEAQSRRTFTRDELAEHYRDWGECYREMLVNSEGPLVARPIYVLPTGEFWEAEGNVTLIGDAAHVMSPFAGEGVNLAMADAVDLAHAIISQPSSLEDAFKVYQEAMAARTVRFQQESAANFAMGFAADAPRELMALFTGLGSQD
- a CDS encoding LysR family transcriptional regulator — encoded protein: MPLHPGTKNHSDLDLGSLRVFVAIAESGSFVAGGKALGLTRSAAGKAIARLEAQLETRLFNRTTRSVALTRDGYGFYERCAQILQDIEEAEASVRQNFSSPSGVLRLSVPETWGKVVLLPFLKDIMAAYPRLDIEVNFTDRVVDLVAEGVDLSLRLGDLPKDSQLIARTVQHIRPHLFASPDYLASSGMPGSPEDLHLHQRLIYGLSPQTTNWTLFTASNESVVIEGHSRIRFDSGEAICAAAVAGLGIAFLPAFLVARHVAEGTLVPVLPELGGTPLSVNVVYPNRKNLAAKVRLFIDSLVKHMDH